Proteins encoded together in one Anaerococcus murdochii window:
- a CDS encoding 4Fe-4S dicluster domain-containing protein: MKESYIDILNIRRMAFEAIAKIAYENRPLTDIGLEVYNILPGEEASYRENIFRERAVMGERLRMCIGLDARTADKTEAITEGLADMDVDRRIYHPPLVQVIKIACEACPENKVTVTDQCHACIGHPCVNVCPKNAVEYTAKGAIIDQEKCIKCGKCVEACPYNAINHQKRPCAESCGVKAIKSDDLGRAKIDDDKCVACGKCIISCPFGAISDKGEIYQLIKSLQSDRKVYAIVAPSFVGQFGANVSPKQIREAVKMLGFDDMIEVGLGADLTTMNEAHEFLESVPTGKIPFMGTSCCFSWKSMVRKNFPEINDKISESSTPMIYSGKQMKKRDPNCEVVFIGPCISKKLEALEPEVAEVIDFVITYEELLGMLLAKGIEPAEIEVEEDIMDASQTGRYYAVSGGVAQAVEKRIHEIDPDALVNIEKAEGLHDCVTLARMAKLGKMNGKLIEGMACTGGCVGGPGTVVDIRKSSKAVKDFSVASIFKSPADNTNIPVADRPDDSVLQK; the protein is encoded by the coding sequence ATGAAAGAATCGTACATAGATATTTTAAACATAAGAAGGATGGCCTTTGAGGCAATTGCGAAGATTGCCTATGAGAATAGGCCACTGACAGATATAGGCCTAGAAGTATATAATATCCTCCCTGGAGAAGAAGCATCCTACAGGGAAAATATCTTCAGGGAAAGAGCTGTAATGGGCGAAAGACTTAGGATGTGTATAGGTCTTGATGCAAGAACAGCTGACAAAACCGAAGCCATCACAGAAGGTCTTGCTGATATGGACGTTGATAGGAGAATCTATCATCCACCATTAGTTCAAGTTATTAAGATTGCCTGCGAAGCTTGTCCAGAAAACAAGGTTACAGTTACAGACCAATGTCACGCTTGTATAGGACATCCTTGTGTAAATGTTTGTCCTAAAAACGCAGTAGAATACACAGCTAAGGGTGCCATAATTGATCAAGAAAAATGTATCAAATGCGGAAAGTGTGTAGAAGCTTGCCCATACAATGCTATAAATCACCAAAAAAGACCATGTGCGGAAAGCTGTGGTGTGAAGGCAATAAAATCAGATGACCTAGGTCGTGCAAAAATTGACGATGATAAGTGTGTAGCTTGTGGTAAGTGTATTATTTCATGCCCATTTGGCGCTATTTCAGATAAGGGAGAAATTTACCAATTAATTAAGTCTCTCCAATCAGACAGGAAGGTTTATGCTATAGTCGCTCCATCCTTTGTAGGCCAATTTGGTGCAAATGTAAGTCCAAAACAGATTAGAGAAGCTGTCAAAATGCTCGGCTTTGATGATATGATAGAAGTAGGTCTAGGTGCTGACCTTACAACAATGAACGAAGCACATGAATTCTTAGAATCAGTTCCAACAGGTAAAATACCATTCATGGGTACATCTTGCTGCTTCTCATGGAAATCAATGGTTAGAAAGAATTTCCCAGAAATCAACGACAAGATTTCTGAGTCATCTACACCTATGATTTACTCAGGCAAGCAAATGAAAAAACGTGATCCAAATTGCGAAGTTGTTTTCATAGGCCCATGTATTTCTAAAAAACTTGAAGCCCTTGAACCAGAAGTTGCAGAAGTTATTGACTTTGTAATTACCTACGAAGAGCTTTTGGGTATGCTTCTTGCAAAGGGTATAGAGCCAGCTGAAATAGAAGTAGAAGAAGATATCATGGATGCTTCTCAAACAGGTAGGTACTATGCTGTAAGCGGTGGTGTTGCCCAAGCTGTTGAAAAGAGAATCCACGAAATTGACCCAGATGCTCTAGTTAATATCGAAAAGGCAGAAGGTCTCCACGATTGTGTAACCCTTGCTAGGATGGCAAAACTTGGCAAGATGAACGGTAAGCTAATCGAAGGAATGGCTTGTACTGGCGGCTGCGTTGGTGGACCAGGAACAGTTGTTGATATTAGAAAATCATCTAAGGCTGTAAAGGACTTCTCAGTAGCATCAATCTTTAAATCACCAGCAGATAATACAAATATCCCAGTAGCAGATAGACCGGACGATAGCGTCTTACAAAAATAA
- a CDS encoding amino acid ABC transporter ATP-binding/permease protein, producing MKTRRSGLAIMKNMIGLVGELKPVMALAIIIGSLGHLCASFVTILAGYGILSNYQNDGKTIFIIKLMLIFAILRGIFHYIEQYANHFLAFKILAKIRHLVFKKMRSLAPAKLAGKDKGNLISLITSDIELLEVFYAHTISPIGIAITYLIIMEIFLGSFSIYQAILALLAYVAIGLISPMIIGRKNSSLGLDLRNKTGDLNSFVLETIRNMDEVKQFDLKDRQVSILRKKSRKLRTTANKLDQIRAGSEALIGGLILGFSFAMLLLSLLLYKNNIVDLKGFIIPTIAMFSSFGPFVALSNLGNILSHTLASGDRVLDLLEEEPMVRDVLGDDDKEAFESAEIDKISFAYENEKILEDFSLKFDKGKIFGLYGKSGSGKSTLLRLLMRFWDVDQGEIRINNENIKEIPSEKLRKMQSLLGQDTYIFNISLKDNIRLAKLDATDTEIIEAAKKASIHDFISSLKDGYETRAGELGSTLSAGERQRIGIARAFLHDSNLLLFDEPTSNLDILNEASILKSIKKESQDKTVLLVSHSLSSLSIADEKIQIKGKRNS from the coding sequence ATGAAAACTAGGAGATCTGGTCTTGCAATAATGAAAAATATGATAGGACTTGTTGGCGAATTAAAACCTGTTATGGCCCTAGCCATCATTATAGGCAGCCTTGGCCACCTTTGTGCAAGTTTTGTGACAATCCTTGCAGGCTACGGGATTTTGTCGAATTATCAAAACGACGGAAAAACTATTTTTATAATCAAATTAATGCTGATTTTTGCCATTCTAAGAGGGATTTTCCACTATATCGAGCAATACGCCAACCACTTTTTGGCCTTTAAAATTTTAGCCAAAATTAGACACCTTGTCTTTAAGAAAATGAGGAGCTTAGCCCCAGCAAAACTAGCTGGCAAGGACAAGGGCAACCTCATAAGCCTGATTACATCAGATATAGAATTGCTAGAAGTTTTCTACGCCCACACAATTTCACCAATCGGAATTGCCATAACTTACTTAATTATAATGGAAATATTCCTAGGAAGTTTTTCTATCTACCAAGCCATCTTAGCCCTTTTAGCATATGTTGCAATTGGCCTAATAAGCCCTATGATAATTGGCAGGAAAAATTCTAGCCTGGGCCTTGATCTTAGGAATAAAACTGGAGATTTGAACTCTTTTGTCCTTGAAACTATAAGAAATATGGATGAGGTTAAGCAATTTGACCTAAAAGATAGGCAGGTTTCTATCCTTAGGAAAAAATCTAGGAAATTAAGAACAACTGCCAACAAACTTGATCAAATAAGAGCAGGTTCCGAAGCCTTAATTGGAGGCCTTATCCTAGGATTTTCCTTTGCAATGCTTCTTTTATCACTCTTACTTTATAAAAATAATATCGTTGATCTAAAGGGCTTTATAATTCCAACCATAGCCATGTTTTCAAGCTTTGGTCCATTCGTTGCCCTTTCTAACCTTGGCAACATCCTCTCCCACACCCTTGCAAGTGGGGACAGGGTCCTAGATCTTTTGGAAGAAGAGCCAATGGTAAGGGACGTTTTGGGAGATGATGATAAGGAAGCCTTTGAATCTGCAGAAATAGATAAGATTTCCTTTGCCTATGAAAATGAAAAAATCCTCGAAGATTTCTCTTTAAAATTCGACAAGGGCAAGATTTTTGGACTTTATGGCAAAAGTGGGTCTGGAAAATCAACTCTACTAAGACTTTTGATGAGATTTTGGGATGTGGACCAGGGAGAGATAAGAATAAATAACGAAAATATCAAGGAAATCCCAAGTGAAAAACTAAGAAAAATGCAAAGTCTTCTTGGCCAAGACACCTATATTTTCAATATCAGCCTAAAGGATAATATTAGGCTTGCAAAACTTGATGCAACAGATACAGAAATAATAGAGGCGGCAAAAAAAGCTTCTATCCACGATTTTATAAGTTCCCTAAAAGACGGTTATGAAACCAGGGCTGGAGAATTAGGATCGACCTTATCAGCTGGTGAAAGACAGAGAATTGGCATAGCCAGAGCCTTCCTCCACGATTCAAATCTCTTGCTTTTTGATGAACCAACAAGCAATCTCGATATCCTAAATGAAGCAAGTATCCTAAAATCAATCAAAAAAGAGAGCCAGGATAAGACAGTTCTTCTCGTAAGCCACTCCCTATCAAGCTTATCTATAGCCGATGAGAAAATTCAAATCAAAGGAAAGAGAAATTCCTAA
- the murJ gene encoding murein biosynthesis integral membrane protein MurJ: MGQTTLMLMIITIISKVFGFLREGVMAYYIGAGDLKSVYTTANTLPVVVSNFVAMGIISGFIPIYNKAKNEEGEEAAEEFTSNVFNILMRFALGAVIFGIVFARPFSKILSPDLEGEWLDLATNYTRIMMFAVFAYLYSAIFRGYLNLKGNFFDPAITGILMNIVIIIFTVLTGITGNPYLLIVGALLGNVLQYILFPKAVRQAGYEHKRIVDIHNKYVKSLMIVAVPIIISSAAGELSIIADNSMASYFFGKAAISKLFYSKTMLTLITGVITVSVTTAIFPKIAHLGQAGQIKEMKSSISSAVVTSMSLVIPATIGMMVLSGPIIELVFERRAFTSEDTIIVASLLSAYAPYIIFQSITDVVDRGFYAVGDSKTPVIIVVIQQVLNIVLNFVLIKYFDIKGLAYATVVSTAIGSIMMIYKFRDNFGSFNFKSTLISLGKIGFATGLMAFLADVTYTMLAGKISHIIALFGAIIVAGLVYILLILLARIPEVMDLVNQIYHKFFEKKEEPKRVARRKRKNRY; the protein is encoded by the coding sequence ATGGGTCAAACTACTTTGATGCTCATGATAATAACCATCATCTCAAAGGTCTTCGGATTTTTAAGAGAAGGCGTGATGGCTTATTACATTGGAGCAGGTGATCTAAAAAGTGTATATACAACAGCCAACACCCTGCCTGTAGTTGTATCAAACTTCGTGGCAATGGGTATTATTTCAGGTTTTATACCTATATATAACAAAGCAAAAAATGAAGAGGGCGAGGAAGCCGCAGAGGAATTTACCTCAAATGTATTTAATATTTTGATGCGCTTTGCCCTTGGTGCGGTAATTTTTGGTATAGTTTTTGCAAGACCTTTTTCTAAAATCCTAAGCCCTGACCTTGAGGGGGAATGGCTAGACCTTGCGACAAACTACACAAGAATAATGATGTTTGCAGTCTTTGCCTATCTTTATTCTGCGATTTTTAGGGGCTATTTAAACCTCAAGGGCAATTTCTTTGATCCTGCTATAACTGGGATCTTGATGAATATTGTAATTATAATTTTCACAGTCCTCACAGGCATCACAGGCAATCCTTATTTGTTGATTGTAGGAGCTCTTTTGGGAAATGTTTTGCAATACATCCTATTTCCAAAAGCCGTAAGACAAGCAGGCTATGAACACAAAAGAATAGTCGACATCCACAACAAGTATGTCAAAAGTCTGATGATTGTGGCAGTGCCAATAATTATCTCATCTGCCGCTGGCGAACTTTCTATAATTGCAGACAACTCCATGGCGTCTTACTTTTTCGGCAAGGCTGCCATTTCAAAATTGTTTTATTCAAAAACCATGCTCACCCTAATCACAGGAGTAATTACAGTTTCTGTCACAACAGCTATTTTCCCAAAAATTGCCCACTTGGGTCAAGCGGGTCAAATAAAAGAGATGAAATCATCAATCTCATCTGCTGTTGTCACATCTATGAGCCTTGTAATTCCTGCCACCATCGGCATGATGGTCCTATCAGGGCCAATAATAGAGCTTGTTTTTGAAAGAAGGGCCTTCACAAGCGAAGATACAATAATCGTTGCGAGCCTCTTGTCAGCCTACGCCCCTTATATAATTTTCCAATCCATTACAGATGTTGTGGATAGGGGATTTTATGCGGTTGGCGATAGCAAAACTCCAGTTATTATAGTTGTGATCCAACAAGTTTTGAATATCGTCTTAAACTTTGTTTTGATCAAGTATTTTGACATCAAGGGTTTAGCTTATGCAACAGTTGTTTCAACTGCCATTGGGTCAATCATGATGATTTATAAATTTAGGGATAATTTCGGATCCTTTAATTTCAAATCGACCCTAATTTCCCTAGGGAAAATCGGCTTTGCAACTGGTCTTATGGCCTTTTTGGCAGATGTCACATACACCATGCTAGCTGGTAAAATTTCCCATATAATCGCTCTTTTCGGAGCTATTATTGTGGCAGGCCTTGTTTATATTTTGCTAATTTTACTAGCCAGGATTCCAGAAGTCATGGACCTAGTTAACCAAATCTACCACAAGTTTTTTGAGAAAAAAGAAGAACCAAAAAGGGTAGCAAGAAGAAAAAGAAAAAATAGGTATTAA
- a CDS encoding vWA domain-containing protein produces the protein MSENFDKIREYNIIWDFAEKYDFLPQKSYPMDQVYKNMTRGFVIKTFDFDVLDSYFEYLRSESPFFPEFSFIANLLMEDIAYKSLAKDNLVIDSLRKDFAKKALRKYNFHEADDLKEQIEKAYYGQILGKPITEGPFFRTIYRDIFKIYELDTGKLIEKLNGVFKTYFTFEKSRENESLLKEMIKDKKPKDFKNSKKDAKDFDFSDDFIKDQFNIGSAEFTGNIYLEEKNKDMDRHLILLNADKEGYHGTNEFIEDFYGKSVFPEMRVKSLEKKLATGVHSGKFLYFTKGVYTDSPNAKFYKKNRDEVFEKNKDYIEKNLAINNRSIKELAQTIKNSIANYEDFSEVSKAYGIVDSTKAWKASVLKDFNIFDNVENDDVSTFKVDLLLDSSASQRNRQEIIANQAYIIENAMDEVGIPIRVMSFSTLRDHTVFNLFRDYNEKHNNKEIFKYFASGSNRDGLAFKVLNELIDKTKDNEKHIVIILSDGRPNDEKANINTVKLLEKEQYVGDVAVKDTAKEIRNIKNEEISVLGVFTGEDEDIENGKLIYGADFCRITSLENFSKIVSIFMKNTIMKI, from the coding sequence ATGAGTGAGAATTTTGACAAGATAAGAGAATATAACATCATCTGGGATTTTGCGGAAAAATACGACTTTCTTCCCCAAAAATCCTATCCCATGGACCAAGTTTATAAAAATATGACCAGGGGTTTTGTAATTAAGACCTTTGATTTTGATGTTTTGGATTCATATTTTGAATATTTGAGGTCCGAAAGTCCCTTTTTCCCAGAATTTTCCTTTATTGCCAATCTCTTGATGGAAGATATTGCCTACAAGAGTCTTGCCAAGGACAATCTGGTTATAGATTCTTTGAGGAAAGATTTTGCAAAAAAAGCCCTAAGAAAATACAATTTCCACGAGGCGGACGACTTAAAAGAGCAAATCGAAAAGGCCTATTATGGGCAAATCTTAGGCAAACCTATCACTGAGGGTCCGTTTTTCAGGACAATTTATAGGGATATTTTTAAGATTTATGAACTTGATACAGGCAAACTCATTGAGAAATTAAACGGGGTTTTTAAGACCTATTTCACTTTTGAAAAGTCTAGGGAAAATGAATCCCTCCTTAAAGAGATGATTAAGGATAAAAAACCCAAGGACTTTAAAAATTCAAAGAAGGATGCCAAGGATTTCGACTTTTCTGATGACTTTATAAAGGACCAGTTTAACATTGGTTCGGCTGAGTTTACGGGAAATATCTACCTAGAAGAAAAAAATAAGGATATGGATAGGCACCTAATCCTCTTAAATGCTGATAAGGAAGGCTACCATGGAACAAATGAATTTATTGAAGACTTCTATGGCAAGTCGGTTTTTCCGGAAATGAGGGTCAAGTCCCTTGAGAAAAAACTCGCAACCGGGGTTCATTCTGGGAAATTTTTGTATTTTACCAAGGGAGTTTACACAGATAGTCCAAATGCAAAATTTTATAAGAAAAATAGGGACGAGGTTTTTGAGAAAAATAAGGATTATATTGAAAAAAATCTCGCCATCAACAATCGTTCCATCAAGGAACTTGCCCAGACTATTAAAAATTCTATAGCAAATTACGAAGATTTTTCTGAGGTGTCAAAGGCCTACGGGATTGTAGACTCTACAAAGGCTTGGAAGGCCAGCGTCCTTAAAGATTTTAATATTTTTGACAATGTAGAAAACGACGACGTTTCGACTTTCAAGGTCGATCTGCTTTTGGATTCCTCAGCCAGCCAGAGAAATAGGCAGGAAATTATCGCAAACCAAGCCTACATCATAGAAAATGCCATGGATGAAGTGGGCATACCTATTAGGGTCATGTCCTTTTCGACCCTACGTGACCACACAGTTTTCAATCTCTTTAGGGATTATAACGAAAAACACAACAACAAGGAGATTTTCAAATATTTCGCCTCTGGATCAAACAGGGACGGACTTGCCTTTAAGGTTTTAAATGAATTAATTGACAAGACTAAGGACAATGAAAAACACATTGTAATTATCTTATCAGACGGGAGACCAAATGACGAAAAGGCCAATATAAATACTGTAAAACTCCTGGAAAAAGAACAGTATGTCGGGGATGTGGCTGTGAAAGATACTGCCAAGGAGATTAGGAATATAAAAAACGAAGAAATTTCTGTATTGGGCGTCTTTACAGGAGAAGACGAAGATATAGAAAATGGCAAACTAATTTATGGGGCTGATTTTTGTAGGATTACGAGCCTTGAAAATTTCTCCAAAATTGTTTCGATTTTTATGAAAAATACCATTATGAAAATTTAA
- a CDS encoding AAA family ATPase codes for MINYLKDQGINENLIALLEEYRQKNGLENNDRIIRPEYKYYGKDVLEQAIAALLAGKNILLTGAKATGKNVLASNLSYLFKRPTYNVSFHVNTDFASLIGADTFKNGEVTFRKGPIYEAAINGGFAILDEINMAKNEAISVLHASLDHRRIIDISGFDKINLDPNTRFIGTMNYGYVGTRELNEALASRFMIINVPNITKANLDLLLKDNFPTLKEKYRQALIDMFISLQLKSENNEISTKSVDLRGLIGAIETMKIGLNPFDAIKMGLVNKSFDQFERDLVLDLIKTKIPEKIDESVFDE; via the coding sequence ATGATTAATTATTTAAAAGACCAGGGCATTAATGAGAATTTGATTGCCCTTTTAGAAGAATATAGACAAAAAAATGGCCTTGAAAATAACGACAGGATTATAAGGCCAGAGTATAAATACTATGGGAAAGATGTCTTAGAACAGGCAATTGCCGCCCTTTTGGCGGGGAAGAATATCCTCCTTACAGGGGCTAAGGCGACTGGCAAAAACGTCCTTGCTTCAAACCTTTCCTATCTTTTTAAAAGACCAACTTACAATGTTTCCTTCCATGTCAATACTGACTTTGCTTCCCTAATAGGAGCTGATACTTTCAAAAATGGTGAGGTGACTTTTAGGAAGGGGCCAATTTATGAAGCTGCTATTAATGGTGGTTTTGCGATTTTAGATGAGATCAATATGGCAAAAAACGAGGCGATTTCTGTCCTACACGCAAGTCTTGACCACAGGAGAATTATTGATATATCTGGTTTTGACAAGATAAATCTCGATCCAAACACCAGATTTATTGGAACTATGAACTACGGTTATGTTGGCACTCGTGAGCTTAACGAGGCTTTGGCATCAAGGTTTATGATTATAAATGTGCCAAATATTACCAAAGCCAATCTTGATTTGCTCCTTAAGGATAATTTCCCAACCCTCAAGGAAAAATATAGACAAGCTTTGATTGATATGTTTATTTCTCTACAATTAAAAAGCGAAAACAATGAAATTTCAACAAAATCTGTGGACCTTAGGGGTCTAATCGGGGCTATTGAAACTATGAAAATCGGCCTTAATCCATTTGACGCTATCAAAATGGGTCTGGTGAATAAGTCTTTTGACCAGTTTGAAAGAGACCTTGTCCTTGATTTGATAAAGACAAAAATTCCTGAAAAAATAGACGAGAGTGTCTTTGATGAGTGA
- a CDS encoding helix-turn-helix domain-containing protein: protein MPKYTKEFKIKLVMEYLSGESGGSPMIAKKYDIPEGTLQNWIIKYQSGGFDNLSKKQNQDKFTSEFKLSVIQYRQINNISFRQTAEHFNIKNGSIICNWERAYRQRGLSGLEDNRGRPKKDMTKSNKKSKPNTPINESEREELIRLREENRLLKMKIIYEKKLQALLLEEEAEARKKQR, encoded by the coding sequence ATGCCAAAATACACAAAAGAATTTAAAATCAAACTAGTAATGGAATACTTATCAGGGGAATCTGGAGGCAGTCCGATGATTGCTAAAAAATATGATATACCCGAGGGTACATTACAAAACTGGATAATCAAATATCAATCAGGAGGTTTTGATAACTTATCAAAAAAACAAAATCAAGATAAATTCACTAGTGAATTTAAGCTATCTGTAATACAATATAGGCAAATCAATAATATCTCATTCAGACAAACCGCAGAGCACTTTAATATAAAAAATGGATCAATAATATGTAATTGGGAGAGAGCATATAGACAGCGTGGTTTATCTGGACTAGAAGATAACAGAGGAAGGCCTAAAAAAGACATGACCAAATCAAATAAGAAGTCTAAACCTAATACTCCAATAAATGAAAGTGAAAGAGAAGAGTTAATAAGATTAAGAGAAGAAAATAGACTTCTCAAAATGAAGATAATATACGAAAAAAAGTTACAAGCCTTGCTCCTGGAAGAGGAAGCAGAAGCAAGGAAAAAACAAAGATAA
- a CDS encoding ABC transporter ATP-binding protein/permease gives MVNKKLLAMLEGSKKYLYVNLLLRYVSLFMQIGIVCIFSQVISLVFRQKIGETSLVKIILYGILFLAIKLFCQYMVTRISFHSTKFIKEKMRKIIFEKLMDDRIDFEEKLPTSAILQLAVEGVDQLEIYFTSYLPQLYYSLSSALILFACISYISKTAAITLLICLPLIPVSIILIQKIAKKLLGSYWTSYMSLADIFLENLEGLNELKSYGADSYRQDLMDDFAEKFRKATMRVLVMQLNSTSVMDIIAYGGAAAGIGVALLEFSQRDINIFGLVFISLLAAEFFLPLRLLGSYFHIAMNGIAASNKLMVLIDSLDRDLGRESLEGEKIDLSFDNLNFSYDGGRQILDNINIEIKNGELVSLVGLSGSGKSTIAKLIKDPGLSFDGKILINGLEKNSYDPKSLNKKIINVDFDGKVFKGSVRKNLKIAGENLTDEQMQDALKKVNLYDYFTDQAGLDTEILENASNLSGGQRQRLVLARAFLFDGLLYIFDEATSNIDGPNEAKIMEIIQKLAKKKAVLIISHKLINLVNSDRIYFLEDGKIQKSGTHADLYENSKSYKDIFDKQEELCSYAKGVSYEN, from the coding sequence ATGGTAAATAAAAAACTTCTAGCAATGCTTGAGGGATCAAAAAAATATTTGTATGTAAATTTACTTTTACGCTATGTGTCCCTCTTTATGCAAATTGGAATAGTTTGCATATTTAGTCAGGTTATTTCCTTAGTATTTAGGCAAAAGATAGGGGAGACTTCCCTAGTGAAAATCATCCTTTATGGGATTTTATTTTTGGCTATAAAACTTTTCTGCCAATATATGGTAACAAGAATTTCTTTTCACTCTACAAAATTTATCAAGGAAAAAATGAGAAAAATCATCTTTGAAAAACTCATGGACGATAGGATAGACTTTGAGGAAAAATTGCCAACATCTGCTATTTTGCAATTAGCTGTGGAGGGAGTAGACCAGTTGGAGATTTATTTCACATCCTATCTACCACAACTTTACTATTCCCTATCATCAGCCCTAATACTTTTTGCCTGTATTTCCTATATAAGCAAAACTGCGGCAATTACCCTTCTAATTTGCCTACCCCTAATCCCAGTTTCTATAATCCTAATCCAAAAAATTGCCAAAAAACTTTTGGGTTCTTATTGGACATCTTATATGAGCCTTGCTGATATATTTCTAGAAAATCTTGAGGGCCTTAATGAATTAAAATCTTACGGAGCTGATTCTTATAGGCAAGATTTGATGGATGATTTTGCCGAAAAATTTAGAAAAGCGACTATGAGAGTCCTTGTAATGCAGCTAAATTCAACATCTGTCATGGATATAATAGCATATGGTGGAGCTGCGGCTGGTATCGGGGTTGCTCTTTTGGAATTTAGCCAAAGGGACATAAATATTTTTGGCCTTGTTTTTATAAGTCTTTTGGCTGCGGAATTTTTCCTTCCATTGAGACTGCTCGGCTCATATTTCCACATAGCCATGAATGGTATTGCAGCTTCAAACAAGCTCATGGTCCTAATCGATAGTCTTGATAGGGACTTAGGAAGAGAAAGCCTAGAAGGTGAAAAAATTGATCTTAGCTTTGATAATTTGAATTTCTCCTATGATGGTGGGAGACAAATCCTAGATAATATTAATATTGAAATAAAAAATGGAGAACTCGTTAGTCTTGTCGGCCTAAGTGGGTCTGGAAAATCAACAATAGCTAAGTTAATCAAGGACCCAGGCCTTTCCTTTGATGGAAAAATCCTCATAAATGGGCTTGAAAAAAATTCTTATGATCCAAAGAGCCTTAACAAAAAAATAATAAATGTGGATTTTGATGGCAAGGTCTTTAAGGGAAGCGTCAGGAAAAATTTGAAAATTGCAGGAGAAAATTTAACTGACGAGCAAATGCAAGATGCCCTAAAAAAGGTCAATTTATACGACTATTTTACAGACCAAGCAGGCCTTGATACAGAAATTTTAGAAAATGCTTCAAACCTTTCTGGGGGTCAAAGACAGCGACTTGTCCTTGCCAGGGCCTTTTTGTTTGATGGGCTTTTGTATATTTTTGATGAGGCGACAAGCAATATTGACGGGCCAAACGAGGCAAAAATCATGGAAATAATCCAAAAACTCGCCAAGAAAAAGGCAGTTTTAATCATTTCCCATAAGCTAATAAATTTAGTTAATAGCGATAGGATTTATTTCTTAGAAGACGGCAAAATTCAAAAATCCGGCACCCACGCTGACCTATATGAAAATTCTAAGTCTTATAAAGATATCTTTGATAAACAAGAAGAGCTTTGTTCTTATGCAAAGGGGGTAAGCTATGAAAACTAG
- a CDS encoding IS3 family transposase, whose protein sequence is MRKKVTSLAPGRGSRSKEKTKIILKLLKENPQIKINEWLKIAKLPKSSYYEWKIKLESPVDKDKEVKDEIKTITEASKGRYGYRRVTMVLKNKGFNINHKKVLRIMREESLLCTKYKTRSRKYSSYKGQIGKVADNVVKRQFTATKPNQLWLTDVTEFRIKGQEKKLYLSPILDLYNSEIISYTLSDHPTIELTNTMLEKALEENKEIKELTIHSDQGFHYQHSTWTKKLEKMNIRQSMPRKGNCLDNSPMENFFGILKQEMYYGEEFNSYDHLRNEIEKYIKWYNEDRIKTKLNGMSPVMYRLHSA, encoded by the coding sequence ATACGAAAAAAAGTTACAAGCCTTGCTCCTGGAAGAGGAAGCAGAAGCAAGGAAAAAACAAAGATAATCCTCAAACTTCTAAAAGAAAATCCACAAATTAAAATAAATGAATGGCTAAAAATAGCAAAATTACCAAAATCATCATACTATGAATGGAAGATAAAATTAGAAAGTCCAGTGGATAAAGACAAAGAAGTTAAAGATGAAATTAAAACCATAACAGAAGCTTCAAAAGGTCGATATGGCTATAGAAGAGTAACTATGGTATTAAAAAATAAAGGCTTTAATATTAATCATAAAAAAGTCTTAAGAATAATGAGAGAAGAATCCTTGCTATGCACTAAATACAAAACTAGATCAAGAAAATACTCATCATACAAGGGACAAATAGGTAAAGTAGCAGATAATGTTGTAAAAAGACAGTTTACAGCTACTAAGCCAAATCAATTATGGCTAACAGATGTAACAGAATTTAGAATAAAAGGGCAAGAAAAGAAACTATACCTATCACCAATATTAGACCTATACAACAGTGAAATAATAAGTTATACACTAAGCGATCATCCAACAATAGAATTAACTAATACAATGCTAGAAAAAGCGTTAGAAGAAAATAAAGAAATTAAAGAATTAACAATACACTCAGACCAAGGATTTCATTATCAACATAGTACTTGGACTAAAAAACTAGAAAAAATGAATATTAGGCAGAGTATGCCAAGAAAAGGTAATTGTCTAGACAATTCTCCAATGGAGAACTTCTTTGGGATATTAAAACAGGAAATGTATTATGGAGAAGAGTTTAATAGTTATGATCATTTGAGAAATGAGATTGAAAAATATATCAAATGGTACAATGAGGATAGGATTAAGACAAAATTAAACGGAATGTCCCCTGTTATGTACAGATTACATTCCGCTTAA